The Amycolatopsis sp. DG1A-15b genome window below encodes:
- a CDS encoding DEAD/DEAH box helicase, whose amino-acid sequence MNDVATDVLDLFSPATRDWFAGAFAAPTAAQEGAWRAAHAGEHALVVAPTGSGKTLSAFLWALDRLSVEPPPAEATKRCRILYVSPLKALAVDVQRNLRAPLAGISQASRRLGLPVPGIEVGMRTGDTTAAERRAFGKTPPDVLVTTPESLFLILTSSARESLRGVETVIVDEVHAVAGGKRGAHLALSLERLDALLPKPAQRIGLSATVRPIDEVSAFLAGGRPVRVVQPKLAKTIEVRVEVPVEDMSNLDAPRSGPAPSPLDALESLESLTEAFPPGNIAPGGLGTLEEMAGNPVQRPSIWPAVEERVLSLIRAHRSTIVFANSRRLTERLTARLNELAVEQTELTPADAFPAEAVGQSGVSTGAPPVIARAHHGSMSREQRTHVEEALKSGQLPCVVATSSLELGIDMGAVDLVVQIEAPPTVASGLQRVGRAGHQVGAVSSGVMFPKFRGDLVSCAVVAERMASGAIEAVRYPRNPLDVLAQHVVAMVALEPWTVPDLASLVRRAAPFAALPDDALHAVLDMLAGRYPSEEFGELRARITWDRIGGELRGRPGSQRLAVTSGGTIPDRGLFTVMTPGADDKPGSRVGEFDEEMVYESRVGDTILLGTSSWRITDITHDRVIVVPAPGEPARMPFWKGDAPGRPLELGRALGKFVRELSTSDDEKARERARAAGLDERACDNLLAYLTEQKAATRHVPNDRTILLERYRDELGDWRIVVHSPFGAQVNAPWALAIAARLRENRGVDAQVAHSDDGIVLRLPDALDADGGEVTIGADDVLLDPEEVEQLIVAEVGGSAVFAARFRECAARSLLLPRRDPRRRTPLWQQRQRASQLLSVAAKYERFPVVLEAMREVLQDVYDVSGLRELMADVRSRKVRLVEVETPAASPFARSLLFGYIGMFLYETDAPLAERRAAALSLDSGLLAELLGTEAIRELLDPEAVAEVERSLQRLDPERHARSAEDAADLLRFLGDLTAEEAAERGIQAEWLTELEAARRAIRVRIGGSERFLAIEDAGRVRDALGTALPVGVPEAFTEPVADPLGDLLSRYARGRGPFAAADAAARFGLGTAVVTGVLDRMTGEGRLVRGELSPVGHPETHGVGVEYCDSAVLRRLRRASLAKLRAEVEPVEPAALGRFLPAWHGFGGRVRAAPTADDVLSVVEQLAGAPLPASAVESLILPGRLPGYSPALLDELTTAGEVTWAGCGALSGGDGWIALAPTDVADLLLPEVVEDIPTGPLHDAIVSTLEGGALFFRQLVDRATVLVDKAPADAEVVAALWDLVWAGLVTGDTLGPLRAQVAGHGAHKPRRQAPRGRYARLRAGRPQMPSRSGPPTVAGRWALTPPRETDATRRAHARTEAFLERHGVLTRGALDTERVTGGFSGIYKVLRGMEDTGQVIRGYVVEGLGAAQFAAKGAVDRLRALSGPGRPAPSRPVVLAAADPAQPYGAALPWPAATGDTKHRPARKAGALAVLVDGVPALYVERGGRSLLSFTEERQALSEAAKALSAAVREGWLGQLSVQRADGEQALTSELAEVLQEAGFRATPSGLRLRA is encoded by the coding sequence ATGAATGACGTGGCAACCGACGTGCTCGACCTCTTCTCCCCCGCGACCCGGGACTGGTTCGCCGGGGCCTTCGCCGCGCCCACCGCGGCGCAGGAAGGGGCCTGGCGGGCCGCGCACGCGGGTGAGCACGCCCTCGTCGTCGCGCCCACCGGGTCCGGCAAGACGCTGTCCGCGTTCCTCTGGGCGCTGGACCGGCTCTCGGTGGAGCCGCCGCCGGCCGAAGCGACGAAACGCTGCCGGATCCTCTACGTCTCGCCGCTGAAGGCCCTGGCGGTCGACGTCCAGCGGAACCTGCGGGCCCCGCTCGCCGGCATCTCGCAGGCCAGCCGCCGGCTCGGGCTGCCGGTGCCCGGGATCGAAGTGGGCATGCGGACCGGCGACACCACCGCGGCCGAGCGCCGCGCGTTCGGCAAGACCCCGCCGGACGTGCTGGTGACCACGCCGGAGTCGCTGTTCCTCATCCTCACGTCGTCGGCGCGGGAGTCGCTGCGCGGCGTCGAGACCGTGATCGTCGACGAGGTGCACGCCGTCGCCGGCGGCAAGCGCGGCGCGCACCTCGCGCTCTCGCTGGAGCGGCTGGACGCGCTGCTGCCGAAGCCGGCGCAGCGCATCGGCCTGTCCGCGACGGTCCGCCCGATCGACGAGGTGAGCGCCTTCCTGGCCGGCGGCCGCCCGGTGCGCGTGGTCCAGCCGAAGCTGGCGAAGACCATCGAGGTCCGCGTCGAGGTCCCGGTGGAGGACATGAGCAACCTCGACGCGCCGCGCAGCGGGCCGGCGCCCAGCCCGCTCGACGCGCTGGAGTCCCTGGAGTCGCTGACCGAAGCGTTCCCGCCGGGAAACATCGCACCGGGCGGCCTGGGCACCCTGGAAGAGATGGCCGGCAACCCCGTGCAGCGGCCGTCGATCTGGCCGGCGGTCGAGGAGCGGGTGCTGAGCCTGATCCGCGCCCACCGCTCGACCATCGTCTTCGCCAACTCGCGCCGGCTCACCGAGCGGCTCACCGCCCGGCTCAACGAGCTGGCCGTCGAGCAGACCGAGCTCACCCCGGCCGACGCGTTCCCGGCGGAAGCCGTCGGGCAGTCCGGCGTGAGCACCGGCGCCCCGCCGGTGATCGCCCGCGCCCACCACGGGTCGATGTCGCGGGAGCAGCGCACCCACGTCGAAGAGGCGCTCAAGTCCGGGCAGCTGCCGTGCGTGGTGGCGACGTCGTCACTGGAGCTGGGCATCGACATGGGCGCGGTCGACCTCGTGGTGCAGATCGAGGCACCGCCGACGGTGGCGTCCGGCCTGCAGCGGGTCGGCCGGGCGGGGCACCAGGTCGGCGCGGTGTCGTCCGGGGTGATGTTCCCGAAGTTCCGCGGTGACCTCGTCTCCTGCGCGGTCGTCGCCGAGCGGATGGCGAGCGGGGCGATCGAGGCGGTCCGCTACCCGCGCAACCCCCTGGACGTCCTGGCGCAGCACGTCGTCGCCATGGTGGCGCTGGAACCGTGGACGGTGCCGGACCTCGCGTCGCTGGTCCGGCGGGCGGCCCCCTTCGCCGCGCTGCCGGACGACGCCCTGCACGCGGTGCTCGACATGCTGGCCGGCCGCTACCCGAGCGAGGAGTTCGGCGAGCTGCGGGCGCGGATCACCTGGGACCGCATCGGCGGCGAGCTGCGCGGACGTCCCGGCTCGCAGCGGCTGGCCGTCACGTCGGGCGGCACCATCCCGGACCGCGGCCTGTTCACCGTCATGACCCCGGGCGCGGACGACAAACCCGGTTCGCGCGTCGGCGAGTTCGACGAAGAGATGGTGTACGAGTCGCGCGTCGGCGACACCATCCTGCTCGGCACGTCGTCGTGGCGGATCACCGACATCACGCACGACCGGGTCATCGTGGTGCCGGCGCCGGGCGAGCCGGCGCGGATGCCGTTCTGGAAGGGCGACGCGCCGGGCCGCCCGCTGGAACTCGGCCGGGCACTGGGGAAGTTCGTCCGCGAACTGTCCACTTCGGACGACGAAAAGGCGCGCGAGCGGGCCCGGGCGGCCGGGCTGGACGAGCGGGCGTGCGACAACCTCCTCGCGTACCTGACCGAGCAGAAAGCCGCCACCCGGCACGTCCCGAACGACCGGACGATCCTGCTGGAGCGCTACCGCGACGAGCTCGGCGACTGGCGGATCGTCGTGCACTCGCCGTTCGGCGCGCAGGTGAACGCGCCGTGGGCCCTCGCGATCGCCGCGCGCCTGCGGGAAAACCGCGGGGTGGACGCGCAGGTGGCGCACTCCGACGACGGCATCGTCCTGCGGCTGCCGGACGCGCTGGACGCCGACGGCGGCGAGGTGACCATCGGCGCGGACGACGTGCTGCTCGACCCCGAGGAGGTCGAGCAGCTGATCGTCGCCGAGGTCGGCGGCTCGGCCGTGTTCGCGGCCCGGTTCCGGGAGTGCGCGGCCCGGTCGTTGCTGCTGCCCCGCCGGGACCCACGGCGCCGGACTCCGCTGTGGCAGCAACGGCAACGCGCGTCGCAGCTGCTGTCGGTCGCGGCGAAGTACGAGCGGTTCCCGGTCGTGCTGGAGGCGATGCGGGAGGTCCTGCAGGACGTCTACGACGTCAGCGGCCTGCGCGAGCTGATGGCCGACGTCCGGTCCCGCAAGGTCCGGCTGGTCGAGGTCGAAACGCCGGCCGCGTCGCCGTTCGCGCGCAGCCTGCTCTTCGGCTACATCGGGATGTTCCTGTACGAGACCGACGCGCCGCTGGCCGAGCGGCGGGCGGCGGCGCTGTCGCTGGATTCGGGACTGCTGGCCGAGCTCCTGGGCACCGAGGCGATCCGGGAGCTGCTGGATCCCGAAGCCGTCGCCGAAGTGGAACGGTCGCTGCAGCGGCTCGATCCCGAGCGTCACGCGCGCTCGGCCGAAGACGCCGCCGACCTGCTGCGGTTCCTCGGCGACCTGACCGCCGAGGAGGCCGCGGAGCGCGGGATCCAGGCGGAGTGGCTCACGGAACTGGAGGCGGCGCGGCGGGCGATCCGGGTGCGGATCGGCGGCTCGGAACGATTCCTGGCGATCGAGGACGCCGGCCGGGTGCGTGACGCGCTGGGCACCGCGCTGCCGGTGGGCGTGCCCGAGGCGTTCACCGAACCGGTCGCGGACCCGCTCGGTGACCTGCTGTCGCGCTACGCCCGCGGTCGCGGCCCGTTCGCCGCGGCGGACGCGGCCGCGCGGTTCGGGCTCGGCACGGCGGTCGTCACCGGCGTGCTCGACCGGATGACCGGGGAAGGCCGCCTGGTGCGGGGCGAGCTGAGCCCGGTCGGCCATCCGGAAACCCACGGGGTCGGGGTCGAATACTGCGATTCGGCCGTGCTGCGCCGGCTGCGGCGGGCGTCGCTGGCGAAGCTGCGAGCCGAAGTCGAGCCGGTCGAACCGGCGGCGCTGGGCCGGTTCCTGCCCGCGTGGCACGGGTTCGGCGGCCGCGTCCGGGCGGCCCCGACGGCCGACGACGTCCTGTCGGTGGTGGAGCAGCTCGCCGGGGCACCGTTGCCGGCGAGCGCGGTGGAGTCGCTGATCCTGCCCGGGCGGTTGCCGGGCTACTCCCCCGCGCTGCTGGACGAGCTGACGACCGCGGGCGAGGTCACGTGGGCGGGCTGCGGCGCGCTCTCCGGCGGGGACGGCTGGATCGCCCTGGCCCCGACCGATGTGGCCGACCTGCTGCTGCCCGAAGTCGTCGAGGACATCCCGACCGGCCCGCTGCACGACGCCATCGTGTCCACTTTGGAGGGTGGCGCGCTGTTCTTCCGCCAGCTGGTGGACCGCGCGACGGTGCTGGTGGACAAGGCCCCGGCCGACGCCGAAGTCGTGGCGGCGCTGTGGGACCTGGTCTGGGCGGGCCTGGTCACGGGCGACACGCTGGGGCCGTTGCGCGCCCAGGTCGCCGGGCACGGCGCCCACAAGCCCCGGCGCCAGGCTCCCCGCGGCCGGTACGCACGGCTGCGGGCGGGGCGGCCCCAGATGCCCTCGCGATCCGGACCGCCGACGGTCGCGGGCCGGTGGGCGCTGACCCCGCCCCGCGAAACCGACGCGACCCGCCGGGCGCACGCGCGGACGGAGGCGTTCCTGGAGCGCCACGGCGTCCTGACCCGCGGCGCGCTCGACACCGAGCGCGTCACGGGCGGGTTCTCCGGGATCTACAAGGTGCTGCGCGGCATGGAGGACACGGGCCAGGTGATCCGCGGTTACGTGGTGGAGGGCCTCGGCGCGGCCCAGTTCGCGGCGAAGGGCGCGGTGGACCGCTTGCGCGCCCTGTCGGGCCCGGGCCGCCCCGCACCGAGCCGGCCGGTGGTCCTGGCGGCGGCGGACCCGGCCCAGCCGTACGGCGCGGCGCTGCCCTGGCCGGCGGCCACGGGTGACACGAAGCACCGCCCCGCCCGCAAGGCCGGCGCACTGGCCGTCCTGGTCGACGGGGTTCCGGCCCTGTATGTGGAGCGAGGAGGCCGATCCCTGCTGAGTTTCACGGAGGAGCGCCAGGCGTTGTCGGAGGCGGCCAAGGCACTGTCGGCCGCGGTCCGCGAGGGCTGGCTGGGCCAGCTGTCGGTCCAACGCGCGGACGGCGAGCAAGCACTGACCTCGGAACTGGCGGAGGTGCTCCAGGAAGCAGGCTTCCGAGCCACGCCCTCAGGCCTGCGGCTACGGGCCTGA
- a CDS encoding GNAT family N-acetyltransferase, whose amino-acid sequence MPQPVRTVAAEETAVPSAWRVRIRMHDHPGTLARIAIRLADLECNILGLSVLPVPGGVLDEIVLRPATGLPRRHLADAIRAEGCECTAIIDADVHELVDPSASTLLAARRAVDAPARLAEVLKDILAADVVTLVPAAEANPARTESGHRAVFALAGGSALVARRQWAPFVQLELTRAEALVTLLAAAARNAAGPVVLDRPDGAAIVLRKGVPGDADAVAELHRRCSMATLFRRYHTGVRTVPRRRLHRLLVPPRGTSVLAVFGREVIGLAQLIPMNSGGAEISLLVEDDWQRQGIGTALLARLALLAEAQGITELSADCLAGDDVLPRTAARAGLRTERSIEDGARLRMFLPA is encoded by the coding sequence TTGCCCCAGCCGGTCCGGACGGTCGCCGCCGAGGAGACGGCGGTGCCGTCGGCGTGGCGGGTGCGGATCCGGATGCACGACCACCCGGGCACCCTCGCCCGCATCGCCATCCGGCTCGCCGACCTCGAGTGCAACATCCTCGGCCTGTCCGTGCTGCCGGTGCCGGGCGGCGTGCTCGACGAGATCGTGCTGCGCCCCGCGACCGGCCTGCCCCGGCGGCACCTGGCCGACGCGATCCGCGCCGAGGGCTGCGAGTGCACGGCGATCATCGACGCCGACGTCCACGAGCTGGTCGACCCGTCGGCGTCGACGCTGCTCGCGGCCCGCCGCGCGGTCGACGCCCCGGCCCGCCTCGCCGAAGTGCTGAAGGACATCCTGGCCGCGGACGTCGTCACGCTCGTCCCCGCCGCCGAGGCGAACCCGGCGCGCACGGAGAGCGGGCACCGGGCCGTGTTCGCGCTGGCCGGCGGCAGCGCGCTGGTGGCGCGCCGCCAGTGGGCGCCGTTCGTGCAGCTGGAGCTGACCCGCGCCGAAGCGCTGGTGACCCTGCTCGCGGCGGCGGCCCGGAACGCGGCCGGCCCGGTGGTCCTGGACCGCCCGGACGGCGCGGCGATCGTCCTGCGCAAGGGCGTCCCCGGCGACGCCGACGCGGTGGCCGAACTGCACCGCCGGTGCTCGATGGCCACGCTGTTCCGGCGCTACCACACGGGAGTGCGGACGGTCCCGCGCCGCCGCCTGCACCGGCTGCTGGTGCCTCCGCGCGGCACGAGCGTGCTCGCCGTTTTCGGCCGCGAGGTGATCGGCCTCGCCCAGCTCATCCCGATGAATTCAGGCGGTGCCGAGATCTCCCTCCTGGTGGAGGACGACTGGCAGCGGCAGGGAATCGGCACGGCCCTGCTGGCGCGGCTCGCGTTGCTGGCGGAGGCCCAGGGCATCACGGAGCTGTCCGCGGACTGCCTGGCGGGCGACGACGTCCTGCCCCGCACGGCGGCCCGAGCCGGTCTGCGCACGGAACGCAGCATCGAGGACGGCGCGCGGCTGAGGATGTTCCTGCCGGCCTGA
- a CDS encoding VOC family protein yields MTTRLVNLVIDAARPDALAGFWAALLGWHVAVEEAGEVDVRAPESDGWDLDLVFVPVPEPKEVKNRIHLDLASTTRAHQAELVARAVELGGRRVDLGQGDVPWVVLADPEGNEFCVLEPRERYADTGAVASILVDAHEPELLAGFWARITGWPVQAREGGELVGLRAPSGRGPWLEFLRNDDVKRVKNRVHLDIAPPANAGHAAAVTEVVAAGAAPADLGGPALPWRVLTDPEGNEFCVLTPR; encoded by the coding sequence ATGACCACGCGCCTGGTGAACCTGGTGATCGACGCGGCGCGCCCGGATGCCCTGGCGGGCTTCTGGGCCGCGCTGCTCGGCTGGCACGTCGCCGTCGAGGAGGCCGGCGAGGTCGACGTCCGTGCCCCGGAGAGCGACGGCTGGGACCTGGACCTCGTCTTCGTGCCCGTTCCGGAACCCAAGGAGGTCAAGAACCGCATCCACCTGGACCTGGCGAGCACGACCCGGGCGCACCAGGCCGAGCTGGTGGCGCGCGCCGTGGAGCTGGGCGGCCGCCGGGTCGACCTCGGGCAGGGTGACGTGCCCTGGGTGGTGCTCGCGGACCCGGAAGGCAACGAATTCTGCGTCCTCGAACCCCGCGAGCGGTACGCGGACACCGGCGCGGTGGCGTCGATCCTGGTCGACGCCCACGAACCGGAGCTCCTGGCGGGCTTCTGGGCGCGGATCACCGGCTGGCCGGTCCAGGCCCGCGAAGGCGGCGAACTGGTGGGCCTGCGCGCGCCGTCCGGCCGGGGACCGTGGCTGGAATTCCTGCGCAACGACGACGTCAAGCGGGTCAAGAACCGCGTCCACCTGGACATCGCGCCCCCGGCGAACGCCGGCCACGCCGCGGCGGTGACGGAGGTCGTCGCGGCCGGTGCGGCGCCGGCGGACCTGGGCGGTCCCGCGTTGCCGTGGCGGGTGCTGACCGACCCGGAGGGCAACGAGTTCTGCGTGCTGACCCCGCGCTGA
- the def gene encoding peptide deformylase, with amino-acid sequence MAMRELRYFGDPILKSVCDPVTVFDEKLEALVRDLVDSVKPAGRAGLAAPQIGVGLRVFSYDVAGLTGYVVNPEIVELSEETHEINEGCLSVPELWFPTKRAKHAKVRGVDVHNEPIEVEGEDVLAQCLQHETDHLDGILYLDRLTAERKKSALREARDKDWFWKR; translated from the coding sequence ATGGCGATGCGCGAACTGCGCTATTTCGGGGACCCGATCCTCAAGTCCGTCTGCGACCCGGTCACCGTGTTCGACGAGAAGCTCGAGGCGCTCGTGCGGGACCTGGTCGACTCCGTCAAGCCCGCCGGGCGGGCCGGGCTGGCCGCGCCGCAGATCGGGGTGGGGCTGCGCGTCTTCAGCTATGACGTCGCCGGGCTGACCGGGTACGTCGTCAACCCCGAAATCGTCGAACTGTCCGAAGAAACGCACGAGATCAACGAAGGCTGCCTGTCGGTGCCGGAACTGTGGTTCCCCACCAAGCGGGCGAAGCACGCGAAGGTCCGCGGCGTCGACGTCCACAACGAACCCATCGAGGTCGAAGGCGAAGACGTGCTGGCCCAATGCCTGCAGCACGAGACCGATCACCTCGACGGCATTCTCTACCTCGACCGGCTCACCGCCGAGCGCAAGAAATCCGCCCTGCGTGAAGCGCGTGACAAGGACTGGTTCTGGAAGCGCTGA
- a CDS encoding maleylpyruvate isomerase family mycothiol-dependent enzyme — translation MSREHGPVDQGRLLTALGIEGRLLAEAVHAAPTEAPVPACPGWSLGEVARHVGSLYRLVRRRLTDGRSPDDWPRDPEPGQSLQDFLETGLTELLDELAAHDPEDRADTWWPADRTYGFWRRRMLHETVVHRVDVEQAAGAEPHGVPDDVAIDGIDEVLTLWFGQKLPMLGLTGTKAGSVGVRTGAHSWIARAGPVTTEAWRCSAEEAEAADDVVTARPAQVYLWLWGRASLTSVTVRGVHDQAAQLWALLRLATR, via the coding sequence ATGTCGCGTGAGCACGGCCCGGTCGACCAGGGGCGGTTGCTCACGGCGTTGGGAATCGAAGGCAGGCTGCTGGCCGAAGCGGTGCACGCGGCGCCGACCGAAGCGCCGGTGCCCGCCTGCCCCGGCTGGTCGCTCGGCGAGGTCGCCCGGCACGTCGGGAGCCTCTACCGGCTGGTCCGGCGCCGGCTGACCGACGGCCGGAGCCCCGACGACTGGCCGCGCGACCCCGAGCCGGGCCAGAGCCTGCAGGACTTCCTGGAAACGGGCCTGACCGAACTGCTCGACGAGCTCGCCGCCCACGACCCCGAGGACCGCGCCGACACCTGGTGGCCGGCGGACCGGACCTACGGGTTCTGGCGCCGGCGGATGCTGCACGAGACGGTCGTCCACCGGGTGGACGTCGAGCAGGCGGCGGGCGCGGAGCCGCACGGCGTGCCCGACGACGTCGCGATCGACGGCATCGACGAGGTGCTCACCCTGTGGTTCGGGCAGAAGCTGCCGATGCTCGGCCTGACCGGCACGAAGGCGGGCTCGGTCGGCGTCCGGACCGGCGCGCACAGCTGGATCGCGCGGGCCGGGCCCGTCACCACGGAGGCCTGGCGCTGTTCGGCCGAGGAGGCCGAGGCCGCGGACGACGTCGTCACGGCCAGGCCCGCGCAGGTCTACCTGTGGCTCTGGGGCCGCGCGTCCCTGACCTCGGTGACCGTGCGCGGCGTGCACGACCAGGCGGCCCAGCTCTGGGCACTGCTGCGGCTCGCGACCCGATGA